A single Eremothecium sinecaudum strain ATCC 58844 chromosome VIII, complete sequence DNA region contains:
- the SRP102 gene encoding Signal recognition particle receptor subunit beta (Syntenic homolog of Ashbya gossypii ACR063C; Syntenic homolog of Saccharomyces cerevisiae YKL154W (SRP102)): MTVINNASIAAIAIILVTSLVILFKWKHANLMTPMHSTRSVKTNKEPTIVIAGSSNSGKTSLFNLLVSNEAHSTLMSQVPNIKSNFKLPFGSQSTKFTLMDFPGHTKLRHMLYQALKESTNIKFIILMVDSTSDPKNITDTAEILYEILKITERNPLGVDILIACNKSESFTSRLPVKFRIALEQEIDTIIKTKKKNLSSLNHNLSAGVEEEEEDDDDILPIHASNGFSFNLLEGSVDAIEGSVLKNDIGKWGNWIEERTS, encoded by the coding sequence ATGACAGTTATCAATAATGCGTCGATTGCGGCTATTGCAATTATACTGGTTACTTCATTAGTGATCTTATTCAAGTGGAAGCATGCCAATTTGATGACTCCTATGCATTCAACACGAAGTGTAAAGACTAATAAAGAGCCAACAATCGTTATTGCAGGTTCAAGCAACAGTGGGAAAACAAGCCTTTTCAACCTTTTGGTCTCTAATGAAGCACATAGTACTTTAATGTCTCAAGTTCCTAACATTAAAAGTAATTTTAAGCTTCCATTTGGTAGTCAAAGCACGAAGTTCACATTAATGGATTTTCCTGGCCATACAAAATTGCGGCACATGTTGTACCAAGCCCTCAAAGAGTCAActaatattaaatttattaTACTAATGGTGGATTCTACTTCAGATCCCAAAAATATAACGGACACAGCAGAAATTCTGTATGAGATCTTAAAGATTACTGAACGTAATCCGCTGGGCGTGGATATTTTAATCGCATGTAACAAATCCGAATCCTTTACAAGCAGACTCCCAGTGAAGTTCAGAATAGCTTTAGAGCAGGAAATTGACACTATCATTAAAACTAAGAAGAAAAATCTCAGCAGTCTGAACCATAACCTATCAGCCGGTGtggaagaggaagaagaagatgatgatgacatACTGCCGATTCATGCTTCAAATGGATTCAGTTTCAACCTCTTAGAGGGATCTGTTGATGCCATTGAAGGCAGTGTACTAAAAAATGATATTGGGAAGTGGGGAAACTGGATTGAAGAAAGAACCAGTTAA
- a CDS encoding uncharacterized protein (Syntenic homolog of Ashbya gossypii ACR063W-A; Non-syntenic homolog of Saccharomyces cerevisiae YIL102C-A): MFKLTLVVLAFIYYTTWLLLPVFNLDGACLLFPIPSKYAVLLPIILLLFGVLLVGTFIGVLLMGG; this comes from the coding sequence ATGTTTAAGCTCACATTAGTGGTGCTTGcatttatatattatacTACCTGGCTTCTACTGCCGGTATTTAACTTAGATGGCGCTTGTTTATTGTTCCCTATTCCGTCAAAATATGCAGTTCTGCTACCGATTATATTATTACTCTTTGGAGTGCTTCTGGTTGGTACGTTCATTGGAGTTTTATTAATGGGCGGTTAA